A stretch of the Lactuca sativa cultivar Salinas chromosome 9, Lsat_Salinas_v11, whole genome shotgun sequence genome encodes the following:
- the LOC111902133 gene encoding protein DUF642 L-GALACTONO-1,4-LACTONE-RESPONSIVE GENE 2 has protein sequence MALVNLIFILLFLVSLVYSKVTLENSGFESPPTNLTTNSTSQFILLDTKTNRIPGWSFNGTVWYVTAGENVSLPGNGHGVQLGPNGMINQTFKPDGNYDYVLTFTLAPSSPDCANSTSVNVSGPSASEVFFFRESLGTEMWQTYAYSLWSQENKKGLMSLQIQSTSNSNNITCWPIVDTILVTGIHGPRWYSDNGFVNSGFEVGPAFIENSSQGVLLEADSSYPDSSVQSPLQYWTILGIVKYIDSKHYAVPRGGRAVELVSGNPSGIVSSVGFLKHGQVTIDFIMGDANDSCVGDFLVFLQVGDTMIWNFTMRSIGVGSREAHSVTFMAEFSNTESVLISFTSFNETRTSNNVLCGPVIDSTVLRFSDGLHSKAHKDIGLVTFSFLLAMTLLIFV, from the exons ATGGCTCTCGTAAATCTCATCTTTATATTGCTCTTCTTGGTGTCACTAGTGTATTCTAAAG TTACACTTGAGAATTCTGGTTTTGAATCTCCACCAACAAATCTAACCACAAACTCTACTTCCCAATTCATACTCCTCGATACCAAAACCAACCGTATCCCCGGTTGGTCATTCAACGGTACCGTTTGGTACGTGACAGCTGGCGAAAACGTTTCTCTACCCGGAAACGGTCATGGAGTGCAATTAGGTCCAAATGGTATGATTAACCAAACATTCAAGCCGGATGGAAATTACGATTATGTCCTCACCTTTACACTTGCTCCAAGCAGCCCAGATTGTGCCAACTCCACTTCTGTAAATGTTTCGGGCCCTAGTGCTTCTGAAGTATTCTTCTTCAGAGAATCACTAGGGACCGAAATGTGGCAAACATATGCTTATTCGTTATGGAgccaagaaaacaaaaagggtCTTATGAGCCTACAAATTCAAAGTACTAGTAATAGTAACAATATAACTTGTTGGCCTATTGTGGACACTATTCTAGTCACCGGGATCCACGGTCCAAGATGGTATTCAG ATAATGGGTTTGTGAATAGTGGATTTGAAGTGGGACCAGCCTTTATCGAGAACTCCTCTCAAGGAGTCCTACTTGAGGCTGATTCCAGCTATCCAGACAGTTCAGTCCAATCTCCGCTCCAATATTGGACCATTTTAGGTATAGTGAAATACATTGATTCGAAACACTATGCGGTCCCACGTGGAGGTCGAGCAGTTGAGTTGGTTTCTGGTAATCCATCGGGGATCGTGTCAAGTGTAGGCTTTTTGAAGCACGGGCAAGTTACCATTGATTTCATCATGGGTGATGCCAATGACTCGTGTGTTGGGGATTTCTTAGTGTTTTTGCAAGTTGGAGACACGATGATATGGAACTTTACAATGAGAAGCATTGGTGTTGGATCGAGAGAAGCACATTCAGTGACTTTCATGGCAGAATTTAGCAACACTGAATCGGTTCTAATAAGTTTTACAAGCTTTAACGAGACCCGAACCAGTAACAATGTGTTATGTGGGCCCGTGATTGATAGCACAGTGCTTCGGTTTTCTGATGGATTACATTCAAAAGCACATAAGGATATCGGATTGGTGACTTTCAGCTTTCTTTTGGCAATGACATTACTTATTTTCGTGTAA